The following are encoded in a window of Rubellicoccus peritrichatus genomic DNA:
- a CDS encoding mechanosensitive ion channel family protein, which yields MSEALVKNTYENDLPEAPATGRALHQVFYLPRLSSPIEVWKSFIRYMDEYGKIIKAEGYTWENREKLKRMEEGMQHFFDMREVPPSVRLTSAIEASIYLRESIAKFSHFEFGMLPNRDQAFAEMRDGYPGVWSLDDSLVSIVYIDGGEFRGNFQFSPQSLAMAKGIYEATRDLSYMDPSVDGLYESYFLTPGPLIPDSWIHALPSWMNSQLFDLSVWQWACVVFGFIAYGVIVFYLAKILYGISREWSPFAKGIVRLIVPLASILMIISLSDFLAFQIFVSGYVLRVIRFVEWLCILASTLSAVFIIGSIISDLIIRSKQIAVHGIDSNLIRFGVKVGSLLVATAIAIEGATMLGFSFATVVAGAGVTGLALALAAQESLRNVFGSVMLLLDKPFTVGQRIIVRGHDGVVEEVGLRSTKMRLLTGHLTSIPNEDMAKADIENIGERQSIRNLFRVSIPYDTPPDKINQALEIVRNLLAVDENDPESVKRNTCVNHPDFPPRVYFEEFSASSLSLLVIFWYHPPEYWEYRSYCEWLNLEIVKQYDAADIQFALPAQTTYLAGDTTRPVSAGVYELEVQPERD from the coding sequence GTGAGCGAAGCACTTGTCAAAAATACCTATGAGAATGATTTACCTGAAGCACCAGCTACCGGGCGCGCGCTGCATCAGGTGTTTTATCTACCGCGCTTATCCAGCCCTATCGAAGTATGGAAATCATTCATTCGCTACATGGATGAATACGGAAAAATTATAAAAGCTGAGGGCTACACGTGGGAGAACCGCGAAAAGTTAAAACGCATGGAAGAGGGCATGCAGCACTTTTTCGACATGCGAGAGGTTCCACCGTCAGTTCGACTGACCAGTGCAATTGAAGCATCTATATATCTACGTGAAAGCATCGCCAAGTTCAGCCACTTTGAGTTTGGTATGTTGCCCAACCGCGATCAGGCCTTTGCTGAAATGCGTGACGGTTATCCCGGTGTCTGGTCTCTGGATGACAGTTTGGTTTCGATCGTTTACATCGATGGTGGTGAATTTAGAGGGAATTTCCAGTTTAGCCCGCAAAGTCTCGCGATGGCAAAAGGCATCTATGAGGCGACAAGAGACCTTAGCTACATGGATCCATCCGTTGATGGATTGTATGAGTCTTACTTTTTGACTCCCGGCCCGTTGATCCCCGATTCCTGGATACATGCACTACCATCATGGATGAATTCTCAGTTGTTCGACTTAAGTGTATGGCAGTGGGCTTGTGTTGTTTTCGGTTTTATTGCTTACGGGGTCATCGTCTTCTATCTGGCAAAGATCCTTTATGGAATTTCAAGGGAATGGTCGCCCTTTGCCAAAGGTATTGTTCGACTGATCGTTCCATTAGCATCCATTTTGATGATCATCTCTTTGTCGGACTTTCTTGCCTTTCAGATATTTGTTTCGGGGTACGTTTTGAGGGTAATTCGTTTTGTTGAATGGCTCTGTATTCTCGCCTCTACCTTGAGCGCTGTATTTATAATTGGCAGTATTATTTCCGATTTGATTATTCGATCAAAGCAAATTGCGGTTCATGGAATTGATTCAAACCTCATTCGTTTCGGGGTTAAGGTCGGCAGCTTGCTTGTCGCTACAGCTATTGCGATTGAAGGCGCGACGATGCTTGGTTTTTCCTTTGCTACTGTAGTTGCTGGAGCAGGGGTCACCGGATTAGCCCTGGCCCTGGCCGCACAGGAGTCACTCCGCAATGTTTTTGGCAGTGTGATGTTACTTTTGGACAAGCCGTTTACGGTTGGTCAGCGTATCATTGTTCGCGGCCATGATGGTGTGGTCGAAGAGGTGGGGTTGAGATCTACCAAGATGCGCCTGCTCACTGGTCACCTCACGAGTATCCCTAATGAAGATATGGCCAAGGCGGATATCGAAAACATCGGCGAACGCCAATCCATTCGGAATCTTTTCCGTGTTTCCATTCCTTACGATACGCCACCCGATAAAATCAACCAGGCTTTGGAAATTGTGCGCAACCTGCTTGCGGTCGATGAGAATGATCCGGAAAGCGTGAAGCGTAACACTTGCGTGAATCATCCGGATTTCCCACCAAGAGTTTACTTTGAGGAGTTCAGTGCCTCATCGTTGAGCTTGCTGGTTATTTTCTGGTATCATCCACCCGAGTATTGGGAGTACCGCAGTTATTGCGAATGGCTGAATCTGGAAATTGTGAAGCAATACGACGCCGCTGATATCCAGTTCGCATTGCCGGCACAAACCACTTACCTGGCTGGTGATACAACGCGCCCTGTTTCGGCTGGAGTTTATGAGCTGGAAGTTCAGCCTGAGAGGGATTGA
- a CDS encoding helix-turn-helix transcriptional regulator, whose translation MFELATPHETAKAIAERVRQMRVSRGLTQEELAQRAGIAFPTYRHFEQTGRIAFERLLQVASALECMDAFNDLFQPDAYQSLDEIESSDDSNKEMIQSKRVRK comes from the coding sequence GTGTTTGAACTGGCTACACCACATGAGACAGCAAAAGCCATTGCTGAGCGTGTCCGACAGATGCGTGTCAGTCGTGGGCTAACGCAGGAGGAGCTCGCTCAGCGGGCTGGGATTGCATTTCCCACTTATCGGCATTTTGAGCAAACTGGCAGGATCGCCTTCGAGCGTCTGCTTCAAGTGGCTTCTGCTTTGGAGTGCATGGATGCCTTCAATGATTTGTTCCAACCCGATGCGTATCAATCCTTGGATGAGATTGAATCGAGTGACGATTCGAATAAAGAAATGATACAATCCAAGAGGGTTAGAAAATGA
- a CDS encoding type II toxin-antitoxin system HipA family toxin, with product MRLNIVYNGESVGQLLDSTKGIFFEYDEGFIDKEIELSPVKLKLQKRVYGPWDMNFLRLPGLAYDSLPDRYGMAVLRRRFNELGEANPSPLQMLAFLGTRTMGALTYEPANGDPDESRAVDLVHAAQSARAIIEMDHASELDPALVASGATAGGARPKVLVAMSQSREIIVTGSDCIPDGLGAWLLKLETDESHSTAMGRLEMAYSLMAKAAGITIPETCLVPGPDGLAHFGIRRFDRDINDPNVRYHTHTFAGMFQLDFQSPSLDYDGLLRMTRALTRDATQVAEVFRRMIFNVLGYNHDDHAKNFSFLMAPDGRWRLSPAYDLLFCENYHEGNWMMVGGKRNGITYDDFLRLGEVHSLSRRTVDEMIDDVRVALGKWRTFAKKTGVGSGYLETVASCIKKVDVGPSPSRNVP from the coding sequence ATGAGGTTGAATATCGTTTACAATGGCGAATCCGTTGGACAATTGCTCGACAGTACGAAGGGCATATTCTTCGAGTATGATGAGGGTTTCATTGATAAGGAGATTGAGCTTTCGCCGGTAAAGTTGAAATTACAGAAGCGAGTCTATGGTCCTTGGGACATGAACTTTTTGCGGTTACCCGGACTGGCTTATGATTCATTACCAGACCGTTACGGAATGGCGGTTCTGAGGAGACGTTTCAATGAGTTGGGCGAAGCGAATCCGAGCCCATTACAGATGCTTGCTTTTCTCGGAACACGAACCATGGGGGCTCTAACTTATGAGCCTGCCAATGGTGATCCGGATGAAAGCAGGGCTGTCGATTTGGTGCATGCAGCGCAGTCAGCCCGGGCGATTATAGAGATGGACCATGCGAGTGAGCTCGACCCGGCTCTAGTGGCATCGGGTGCGACCGCGGGAGGTGCACGCCCCAAAGTTCTTGTGGCAATGAGTCAATCGCGGGAGATCATCGTGACCGGATCTGATTGTATCCCTGATGGCCTGGGTGCATGGCTCCTCAAGCTGGAAACTGATGAATCGCATAGTACTGCAATGGGACGACTGGAGATGGCATATTCCCTTATGGCGAAAGCTGCGGGTATCACGATTCCTGAAACCTGTTTGGTGCCGGGTCCGGATGGCTTGGCGCATTTTGGCATCAGGCGGTTTGATCGTGATATAAATGATCCCAATGTGCGTTATCACACTCATACGTTCGCTGGTATGTTCCAACTGGATTTCCAGAGTCCCAGTTTGGACTATGACGGACTCTTGCGGATGACGCGTGCGTTGACGAGAGACGCAACCCAGGTCGCTGAGGTTTTTCGTAGAATGATTTTTAATGTCCTCGGCTACAATCACGATGATCATGCCAAGAACTTTTCATTTCTGATGGCTCCCGATGGTCGATGGCGACTGTCGCCTGCCTATGATTTGCTTTTTTGCGAAAACTATCATGAAGGCAATTGGATGATGGTTGGTGGGAAACGAAACGGAATCACCTATGATGACTTCTTGCGCCTTGGAGAAGTTCATTCCTTATCGAGGCGCACAGTTGATGAAATGATTGATGATGTTCGGGTTGCTCTAGGAAAGTGGCGCACGTTTGCGAAAAAGACTGGAGTTGGCTCTGGCTACCTTGAGACCGTTGCCAGCTGCATAAAAAAGGTGGACGTTGGTCCTTCACCATCAAGAAACGTGCCTTGA
- the tgt gene encoding tRNA guanosine(34) transglycosylase Tgt, which produces MESPFEVICKDTASAARRGRLKTRHGVIETPIFMPVGTQGTVKGMTPAQLTEVEAQIILGNTYHLNLRPGPDLVAELGGLHKFMAWDGPILTDSGGFQVFSLSKLRKITEEGIAFQSHLDGAKIFLGPRECFDIQQKLGTDIAMVLDECPPWPCDEDDCRKAVERTIRWSGQFKAIAEDEGFLDAGHHAFGIVQGSVYDDQRIECAQALAAMNFPGYAIGGVSVGEPEEEMLRQVGVTAPHMPEEKSRYVMGVGTPPQLLEMIALGADMFDCVMPTRLARHANVFTLDGLINLKNERFKKDERPIVDGMDNYTCRNFSRAYLRHLLMAGELLGLTLLSIHNTHFFLDLMKQARMHLEAGDYSSWKTKWIERYRAGNN; this is translated from the coding sequence GTGGAATCTCCATTTGAAGTCATATGTAAAGACACAGCCTCTGCTGCCCGACGCGGGCGGCTAAAGACACGCCATGGTGTGATCGAGACACCGATCTTCATGCCAGTTGGCACACAAGGCACAGTCAAGGGGATGACTCCGGCGCAGCTCACCGAAGTCGAAGCCCAGATCATTCTGGGAAACACCTATCACCTCAACCTAAGGCCGGGCCCGGATCTCGTGGCCGAGTTAGGCGGCTTGCATAAATTCATGGCCTGGGATGGTCCGATTCTGACAGACAGTGGCGGATTTCAGGTATTCAGCCTTTCGAAGCTACGCAAGATAACCGAGGAAGGGATCGCCTTTCAGTCTCACCTCGACGGAGCAAAGATTTTCCTCGGACCTCGTGAGTGTTTTGATATCCAACAAAAATTGGGAACCGACATTGCAATGGTGCTGGACGAATGTCCGCCCTGGCCCTGCGATGAAGATGATTGCCGCAAAGCCGTCGAACGGACAATTCGCTGGTCGGGCCAGTTCAAAGCAATCGCCGAAGATGAGGGCTTTCTGGACGCAGGCCATCATGCCTTTGGTATTGTCCAGGGCTCGGTCTACGATGATCAGCGAATTGAATGTGCTCAGGCACTGGCCGCAATGAATTTCCCCGGCTATGCCATCGGCGGTGTCAGTGTGGGCGAGCCGGAAGAGGAAATGCTCAGACAGGTCGGCGTGACCGCACCACATATGCCGGAAGAGAAATCGCGTTATGTCATGGGAGTAGGAACACCACCTCAGCTGCTGGAAATGATCGCTCTTGGGGCTGACATGTTCGACTGCGTCATGCCAACCCGACTCGCGCGTCATGCCAATGTCTTTACCCTCGATGGGCTGATTAACTTGAAAAATGAGCGCTTCAAAAAAGACGAACGACCCATCGTCGACGGTATGGACAACTATACTTGTCGCAATTTTTCTCGGGCCTATTTAAGGCACTTGCTCATGGCTGGCGAGCTACTTGGACTGACCCTATTAAGCATCCACAACACACACTTTTTCCTCGATCTGATGAAACAGGCACGCATGCATCTTGAAGCGGGTGATTACTCGAGCTGGAAAACTAAATGGATCGAGCGTTATCGAGCGGGAAATAATTGA